In Mucilaginibacter celer, one DNA window encodes the following:
- the pepT gene encoding peptidase T: MNFSSSITFTVAERFLRYVTIDTQSDPASVSFPSTEKQKDLGRLLVDELQAMGVNDAHLDEWGYVYATIPSNTDKDAPVICFCSHMDTAPDCSGTNVKPIVHQNYQGQDLILPDDTTQVIKMAEHPDLKNQLGKDVITASGTTLLGADNKAGVAEIMDACYQLVNHPEIKHGTIRILFTPDEEVGHGVDHVDIAKLGAFAGYTMDGESAGNMENETFSADGARLTIRGVSSHPGFAKGKMESAIKIAGQIIAALPDELSPEHTEGMQGFVHPVGMEGHVETATIDFIIRDFDEAKLAGHVDVIRKTADDVLRAFPGSSYDIAVSQQYRNMKGVLDQNPQIVEYAMEAINRTGLTAKLCSIRGGTDGSRLSFMGLPCPNIFAGEHAFHGRHEWVSVQDMQKAVETILHLCMIWEERS, translated from the coding sequence ATGAATTTCAGCTCATCTATTACATTCACTGTAGCCGAACGTTTTTTGCGTTACGTTACTATTGATACGCAATCAGACCCTGCTTCGGTTTCATTTCCATCAACAGAAAAACAAAAAGACTTGGGCAGGTTATTGGTTGATGAACTACAGGCCATGGGGGTAAACGATGCTCATTTAGATGAGTGGGGCTATGTATATGCCACTATCCCTTCTAATACAGATAAAGATGCACCGGTGATCTGTTTCTGCTCGCACATGGATACTGCGCCCGATTGCAGCGGCACCAATGTAAAACCTATAGTACATCAAAATTACCAGGGCCAAGATTTAATATTGCCTGATGATACTACCCAGGTAATCAAAATGGCCGAGCATCCCGACTTAAAAAATCAATTAGGTAAAGATGTAATAACAGCCAGCGGCACAACGCTGCTCGGTGCCGATAACAAGGCGGGGGTTGCCGAAATTATGGATGCCTGCTATCAACTTGTTAATCACCCCGAAATAAAACACGGCACCATCAGAATTTTATTTACGCCCGACGAAGAAGTAGGCCACGGAGTTGACCATGTGGATATAGCCAAATTAGGTGCTTTTGCGGGTTACACCATGGACGGCGAAAGTGCCGGAAACATGGAAAACGAAACATTTTCGGCCGATGGTGCAAGGCTTACCATTCGGGGTGTAAGTTCGCACCCGGGTTTTGCTAAAGGTAAAATGGAAAGCGCCATTAAAATAGCCGGGCAAATTATTGCTGCTTTGCCTGATGAGTTGTCGCCCGAGCATACCGAAGGCATGCAGGGTTTTGTACACCCGGTGGGCATGGAAGGGCATGTAGAAACGGCTACGATAGATTTTATTATCCGCGATTTTGATGAGGCGAAACTGGCCGGGCATGTGGATGTAATTCGTAAAACGGCCGATGATGTATTAAGAGCATTCCCCGGCTCGAGCTATGATATAGCCGTAAGCCAGCAGTACCGCAATATGAAAGGCGTGCTTGATCAAAACCCGCAGATTGTGGAATATGCCATGGAAGCCATTAACCGTACAGGGCTTACCGCTAAACTGTGCAGCATCCGGGGCGGTACCGATGGCTCCCGTTTATCATTTATGGGCCTGCCCTGTCCTAATATTTTTGCCGGCGAACATGCTTTTCATGGCCGGCACGAATGGGTATCGGTACAGGATATGCAAAAAGCCGTGGAGACCATTTTGCACCTTTGTATGATTTGGGAAGAAAGAAGTTAA
- a CDS encoding GNAT family N-acetyltransferase yields MYTIRTATVNDVETIREIADKTWWVTYGPILEKEQIEFMLAEIYSAEKITKQIAENLQTFLLLEEESRPVAFAAYSPREEDAEIYKLHKLYCLPETQGKGYGKILINAVADKTVEAGKTVLELNVNKYNNAKSFYEKMGFVVAYEEDIPIGEYWMNDFVMRKEL; encoded by the coding sequence ATGTACACTATACGCACAGCCACAGTAAACGATGTGGAAACCATCCGTGAAATAGCCGATAAAACCTGGTGGGTAACCTACGGCCCGATCTTAGAAAAAGAGCAGATAGAATTTATGCTGGCTGAGATCTACTCGGCAGAAAAGATCACCAAACAAATTGCCGAAAACCTACAAACTTTTTTATTGCTGGAAGAAGAAAGCCGCCCGGTAGCTTTTGCAGCTTATTCACCCCGTGAGGAAGATGCCGAAATATACAAACTACACAAGCTCTACTGCCTGCCCGAAACACAAGGCAAGGGTTATGGCAAAATACTTATCAATGCCGTTGCTGATAAAACCGTTGAAGCTGGAAAAACAGTGTTGGAACTTAATGTGAACAAGTACAACAACGCCAAATCATTTTATGAAAAAATGGGCTTTGTTGTGGCTTATGAAGAGGATATCCCGATAGGGGAATATTGGATGAATGATTTTGTGATGCGGAAGGAGCTTTAA